Proteins from a single region of Trichoplusia ni isolate ovarian cell line Hi5 chromosome 3, tn1, whole genome shotgun sequence:
- the LOC113508834 gene encoding midasin-like, whose amino-acid sequence MLTKENASSDRKSYTKEEETDEDVTSQDAASDDVTKEKDGETKEYETKEKDDDTKEILIKEKHSRSDTTKEAVNSEDVTKEERGGLTKENLTKEHKDELTQEDFTKEENEESKDKATEEDKDALTKENLTKEHIGKAGATKEDFTTEDATKEKSTADDLTKENLTKEDKDGLTKESKDVSKENVTEEDLTKEHTGKAGISKEDVTSKDSSKEHEDTLAKENATAEDLTKEGKPSKETTDELLSNNKPNVRAGQDDNELFENLSGEKKSNDLSELLGNLQREEQEEQALLQNDIVISRGHDEESAEKTFSKLFNSRARDIIELIQSSVEASTPHKDCLSERPSNHDHKSYRLSFLFNK is encoded by the coding sequence ATGCTCACTAAAGAGAATGCCTCTTCCGATCGCAAGTCCTATACCAAGGAGGAGGAGACAGACGAAGATGTCACCAGTCAAGATGCCGCCAGCGATGATGTCACAAAAGAAAAGGATGGTGAGACCAAAGAATATGAAACGAAAGAAAAAGATGATGACACTAAAGAGATtttgattaaagaaaaacacagTAGGTCCGATACAACGAAGGAAGCTGTGAACAGTGAGGATGTCACCAAGGAAGAACGAGGCGGTCTTACTAAAGAGAACCTAACCAAGGAACACAAGGACGAGCTCACACAGGAAGACTTCACGAAAGAAGAAAACGAGGAAAGCAAAGATAAGGCAACCGAAGAAGATAAAGACGCATTAACCAAGGAAAACTTGACAAAAGAACATATCGGCAAAGCTGGAGCCACCAAGGAAGACTTCACTACAGAAGATGCGACCAAAGAAAAGTCAACTGCAGACGACCTCACCAAAGAGAATCTTACGAAAGAGGATAAAGACGGTCTCACTAAAGAAAGTAAAGATGTTAGCAAAGAAAATGTAACTGAGGAGGACCTTACTAAAGAACACACTGGGAAGGCAGGAATCTCGAAAGAAGATGTAACAAGTAAAGACAGCAGTAAAGAGCACGAAGACACTCTCGCCAAAGAAAACGCAACCGCAGAGGATCTCACTAAAGAAGGAAAACCATCTAAAGAGACGACCGACGAGTTACTCTCAAACAACAAACCGAATGTTAGAGCGGGACAGGACGATAACGAACTGTTCGAGAATCTTAGCGGCGAGAAGAAGAGCAATGATCTGTCGGAGCTGTTGGGAAACCTGCAGCGAGAGGAGCAGGAGGAACAAGCGCTCCTGCAGAATGACATCGTCATCAGTCGCGGCCACGACGAGGAGTCCGCGGAGAAGACCTTCAGCAAGCTGTTCAACTCGCGCGCGAGAGACATCATAGAGCTCATCCAGTCCTCCGTGGAGGCCAGCACGCCGCACAAGGACTGCCTCAGCGAGCGCCCCAGCAACCACGACCACAAGTCCTACAGGCTCTCCTTCCTGTTCAACAAGTAG